The Acinetobacter shaoyimingii DNA segment TTTAATGTTGTTTTTAAATACCCTAAAATTTTGTTAGTTGTTTCATGAATATTAAATAGTGGAAAACCATGTGAACCTATAACACTATCAATTTTAATAAACTTTGCAGGTATTTTACGCAAATAATCAGCAACTTTGTAAGCAACTAAACCATCATCTTCAGCCAACACATGATATTGAGGCCCTTGATAACTTTCTAAAATACTCACAGAATTTAAATTTTCCAACAATTCTAAACCTTGAATCTTGATTGTTTTATCTTCATCATTAACCGAATTTTGTAAGTATTGCCAATCTTGTTTGGCATTTTTGCTGCCTTGAGTCACTAAATAGGAAAACCGTTTTAAGGTGGTTAACGCATCTTGTTGAAAAGAACTTTTAAAACTTTGAAACGCAGAATATTGCATTCCAATCGGCCAACATTCTTTTGCTATAAAGCAAGGATTTGAAGCTAAAGTAATTAATACTTTCGCTTTTGCAGTCTTTTTATAGATTTGTTCAGCAAGCACACTGGCCAATTGCCCACCCAAGGACCAACCTGCAATGACGTCAAACTTTTGCGCAATTTTGATCTTGGCATCTAATTCAACTTGATCAAAGGCATTAAAAATATTCATCAGCTCAACTTGATAGCCTTGAGCTTGTAATGATTGTTTGAGCGCTTCTAATGGTTTTGTTCCTAAACCCCAACCCGTAATAAGTAAAATACTGTGCATCCCTGCAACTCCATTTATTATCAATGATCTAATCACTATTCATTCTTTTATCTCATATGGAAGTATATAAACCCTTAAGCAGAATGGCATTGTGAAAATCAATCAAAATAACAACAGATAAAAGCGACTTATCGCCAATCATGCTGTATAAAATTGAAGATTCGAGTATTACAAACCCTCTGAATGCGTTGTATTTTTCTAATCAGTATTTTCAAGATCAACCAGAATTTGTGCAGGGATTACTCTTGCCCAATTTTGTTTAAAAGCTTTATGAATCTGATCAATTGGAAATTGACTACTTTTCCCCACTTGTTGTGCATAGTGAATATCATCAGCGCGCATATACGCAATCAAATAATCTTTCCCTTCAAGTTTCAATTGGAACCATGATTCAATGAACACTCGTTCAGCTTTTAAAGTTTCAATTGCTTCTTGTTTCCTGGCATTGATTTCAGCTTGCCACACAGCAACATCATCCAAGCGATTTTCTTTCAGTTCAATAAGTACCGCACCAATATCCATTTTTATTCTCAGTGTTGATAAAACCTTTTTATCTTAGTTTGATCACTTAAAAATCACCATAAATGCCTATAACTCACATTTTAAATTTTGTTAAGATCAATAAGCACCTTGACCAATAAGAAGTAAAAGAGATGAACATTCGATTCAGTATCAGCTTATTCTGTTGCATTCCAGTTTTGGCTTTCTCCCCAATCAGCCATTCTGAAAAATCATTATTTTCAGCCGCCACATCCGAGCAAAAGCAATGGGTTGGTAAACCTGCTCCAGCCTTTAAACTTCAAGATCAATCTGGTAAGTGGCATGAATTAAAACAATACGCAGGCAAATGGGTGGTGCTCTATTTTTATCCCAAAGATAACTCCCCTGGATGCACCCAAGAAGCCAATCAATTTAAAGCGCTATATCCGCAATTTATAAAAAATAATGCCGTGGTGTTAGGCGTGAGTTTGGATGATGTCGCATCTCATCAGAAATTTTCGGAAAAATTAGCGCTACCTTTTCCAATTTTGGCAGATCAAAATCATCAACTTGCTAATCAGATGGGTGTAGTGCGTAATTTAGGTATCGCAAAAATAGCCAAACGGGAAACTTTTCTCATCGACCCACAAGGTCATATTATTTACCACTACAGCAGTGTAGATACGCAAACACATGCTAATCAGGTTCTGGCTGATGTTCTGAAATATTCAAAATCACTTGGTTCAAAGTCACTTGCTTCAAAACCACAGTCATCAAAATAAAGCATACGAAATACAAGACATAAAAAAGCCCGATTCAATCGGGCTTTTATAATCAATAGATCAATTACATTTGTGATTGAATATAATTTTGCAGACCAATCAATTCGATCAAACGCAATTGTTTTTCTAACCAATAGGTATGGTCTTCTTCGGTATCATTCATTTGTTGGCGAAGCATATCACGGCTAACAAAATCACCTTTCTCTTCGCAAAGTTTTACACCTTGAGCCAATTTTTCACGCACATGATATTCAAGTTTTAAATCGGCTTTTAAGCAAGCAACAACATCTTCACCTACTTCAATATCATCACGATTCATATTCGGTGTCCCTTCAAGGAACAAAACACGGCGAATCAATGCATCTGCATGGGAAGCTTCTTCTTGCATTTCATGGTCAATACGTTCAAAGATTTTGCTTAAGCCCCAATCTTCATACATACGAGAGTGAATAAGATATTGATCACGAGCAGCCAGTTCACCACCGATCAACATATTCAGATAATCTACAACTTCTGGATTGCCACGCATTTCAAAATCTCCATTACTTTGTTTAATATTATGGACAAAAGGTCATGCTATTGCAAAATTTATATTGTGTAAGTTTATGATTTTTATAAAATAAAAATGAGAAGCATACGCATTTACACTCGTATGTCTAAAATTTATACATATAAAAGAATATCTTAAAAATTATGAAAATATTCTCGGATAAATTTTAAGCATCTTTTTTGAAGTTTTATTTTTTGTAAATAGTCCTTTTTGGTTTAATCAAGTTACATTTCAATCCATTTTTAAAGCGCTTTACAAAGACACTGAGGCAATTTCTATTTATCATAAAAATATACAGGGAAATGATAAAAGCACTATGAACAAAACAACTGAACATCCAATTTTAGTCACTGGGGCAACGGGGTATATTGCGGGTTGGGTTATTCGTCAATTATTAGAGCAAGGCCTTACTGTACATGCAACCGTGCGAGACTTAAACAAAACCAAGAGCTTTCAACACTTACAAGACATCGCTGAAAAAAATTCTGGAAAATTAAGACTTTTTCAAGCCGATTTACTCAATAAAAATGCTTTTGATGAAGCTATGCAAGGCTGTGAAATTGTCATTCATATGGCCTCACCTTTTTTAGTCACCAATTTTAAAGATCCGATCAAAGAGCTTATTGACCCAGCCATTAAAGGCACAGAGAATGTTTTAAATAGTGTCAACCGTACGTCTACAGTGAAACGCGTTGTGGTGACATCGAGTATTGCATCTACTTACGGCGATGCCATTGATGCTTTAAAAGTTCCGAACAATACGTTGGATGAAAGCTATTGGAATACCAGCAGTTCAGCAAAGCATCAACCTTATTATTATTCAAAAGTTGCAGCCGAGCGTAAAGCTTGGGAAATGCAAATTGCACAATCACGCTGGGACTTGGTCTGTGTCAACCCAGCCCTTGTGGTTGGTCCATCACTGACACCGATGACTAAATCAGGCAGTGTTGAAGTGCTTCAACAATTTGGTAGTGGTGTAACACGTTTTGGTGTACCTAAAATTTGGAGTGCTCTGGTCGATGTTCGAGATGTGGCTGATGCACATTTAAAAGCAGCCTTATTACCAAATGCCAAAGGTCGTTATATTATTAGCTCTAAATCTCTGACCTTACTCGAAATGGGCAAAGTACTCACTCGTCATTTTGGTAAAAAGTACCCTTTTCCACGAATGAATACACCTAAATTTTTAGTGAAAATTGTTGCACCGTTTATTGGTCATTCACGTAAATATGTTGAGTTGAATGTAGGATATCCTCTGCATTTTAATGCTCAAAAAAGTATTAAAGAATTGGGTATAAATTACCGTGATGTCGAAACCAGTTTAGTCGAGCATTTCCAGCAGTTGATTGATGATGGCATTGTGAAAAAGCGTGGTTAATTGTCATAAAATAAAAGCCCGAGATTCGGGCTTTTATACAATTATAGTCAAATTTTACCTTAAAAATTTTCAATCAAATTCTGCCCAAAATTATTAAAATCTCCATGGCGGTTATTAACGTAAAACTCTATCGGAGATAATTGCAAGTTTTTATGAGTTGTCGAAAAAAATAATGAATACTTAAAGTCAACTTGTTTATTTTTATTAAAATTTAAAGTCATTTGACAATGAACACTTTCACTATTTGATGTGTTTAATTGCTTTATCTCCAAAAATTTAACATTGAAATTTCGATGAACAATATCATTCAGCAACTTTTCATCATTTGGGTCAAATTTAAAATAAGAAGTAAAAATAGCATTTTCTGCCCCGTCAAATTCTCTCATCATTGCTTTTTGTTTTTTACTTAATTGATAATCAATGTATGGTTCTAATAACTTTTCAAAGACTTGATTATATTGATATGTCGAATCATCTTCTTCAACTTCTTGTTGTTTTACAATATTGATAAACTCACTATTAGCATCCTTATAAATATTCTTAATCCTTTCCTTTAATATTTGATTAAATTCTTCTGGGCTATATTTTTGTGATCGAGCCATATCCTCTAACTTTTCCTTCTCTTCATGTATATATTCAGCGAAATAAGGATTAGAAAGTTTTTGACGATAATAAAAATAACGATCTAAACTTTTTTCAACGGATCGACTGATTTCTTCTTCGAGCTCTTTTAAAATACGAGGGTTTTCACATTCTGTTTGTGCATAAACAGGAATTATTGGTAACATCAACAAGGTGATTATCGTTATTCTTTTAAATATTTTCACTTTTGAAATTAGATTGTAAAGGCATAATTACTATACCCTTACAATTCATTACTTTTCAATACTTAGATGGTCTGCCCATATTCAGCCATCAAAGCCAAAAACTCTTGTTCATTTAATATTGGAACACCTAACTTCTCAGCTTTATCAAGTTTAGAGCCTGCTTTTTCACCTGCCACTAAACATTTGGTTTTACTAGAGACACTGCCACTCACACGTGCACCCAACGCTTGCAACATTTGAGTTGCTTCATCACGCCCCATAGAACTTAAAGTGCCTGTCACCACCCAACTTTCACCATTTAAAGGCTGACGTGTAGGTGCAATTGGTGCATCCCAATGAATACCAGCAGCAAGTAGACGATCCAACACTTCCAAATTATGCGGTGCTTGGAAGAAATCCAAAATCCATTCAGCAGTAATATCACCCACATCTGGGGTTTTCTTCAATGCTTCAAGGTCTGCGTTACGTAACGCCTCTAACGTCTGGAAAGTATTGGCAAGCATACGAGCTGTGGTTTCACCTACACCACGAATTCCTAAGGCATAAATAAAGG contains these protein-coding regions:
- a CDS encoding peroxiredoxin; protein product: MNIRFSISLFCCIPVLAFSPISHSEKSLFSAATSEQKQWVGKPAPAFKLQDQSGKWHELKQYAGKWVVLYFYPKDNSPGCTQEANQFKALYPQFIKNNAVVLGVSLDDVASHQKFSEKLALPFPILADQNHQLANQMGVVRNLGIAKIAKRETFLIDPQGHIIYHYSSVDTQTHANQVLADVLKYSKSLGSKSLASKPQSSK
- a CDS encoding DUF6176 family protein gives rise to the protein MDIGAVLIELKENRLDDVAVWQAEINARKQEAIETLKAERVFIESWFQLKLEGKDYLIAYMRADDIHYAQQVGKSSQFPIDQIHKAFKQNWARVIPAQILVDLENTD
- a CDS encoding SDR family oxidoreductase, coding for MNKTTEHPILVTGATGYIAGWVIRQLLEQGLTVHATVRDLNKTKSFQHLQDIAEKNSGKLRLFQADLLNKNAFDEAMQGCEIVIHMASPFLVTNFKDPIKELIDPAIKGTENVLNSVNRTSTVKRVVVTSSIASTYGDAIDALKVPNNTLDESYWNTSSSAKHQPYYYSKVAAERKAWEMQIAQSRWDLVCVNPALVVGPSLTPMTKSGSVEVLQQFGSGVTRFGVPKIWSALVDVRDVADAHLKAALLPNAKGRYIISSKSLTLLEMGKVLTRHFGKKYPFPRMNTPKFLVKIVAPFIGHSRKYVELNVGYPLHFNAQKSIKELGINYRDVETSLVEHFQQLIDDGIVKKRG
- a CDS encoding alpha/beta hydrolase family protein, with protein sequence MHSILLITGWGLGTKPLEALKQSLQAQGYQVELMNIFNAFDQVELDAKIKIAQKFDVIAGWSLGGQLASVLAEQIYKKTAKAKVLITLASNPCFIAKECWPIGMQYSAFQSFKSSFQQDALTTLKRFSYLVTQGSKNAKQDWQYLQNSVNDEDKTIKIQGLELLENLNSVSILESYQGPQYHVLAEDDGLVAYKVADYLRKIPAKFIKIDSVIGSHGFPLFNIHETTNKILGYLKTTLKK
- the ftn gene encoding heteropolymeric bacterioferritin subunit Ftn; this translates as MRGNPEVVDYLNMLIGGELAARDQYLIHSRMYEDWGLSKIFERIDHEMQEEASHADALIRRVLFLEGTPNMNRDDIEVGEDVVACLKADLKLEYHVREKLAQGVKLCEEKGDFVSRDMLRQQMNDTEEDHTYWLEKQLRLIELIGLQNYIQSQM